From the genome of Populus alba chromosome 10, ASM523922v2, whole genome shotgun sequence, one region includes:
- the LOC118048829 gene encoding uncharacterized protein — MDSGLSWADQWDYNTPDPPPQSSSNKDDKRGKGGKKKKSFGKKVLSLAWMKDIRKKSQK; from the coding sequence ATGGACTCCGGGCTATCCTGGGCTGATCAATGGGATTACAACACCCCCGACCCTCCGCCGCAGTCATCGTCAAACAAAGATGACAAAAGGGGGAAGGgcgggaagaagaagaagagttttGGCAAGAAAGTATTGAGCTTAGCATGGATGAAAGATATTCGTAAGAAATCTCAGAAATGA